A single window of Paenibacillus sp. FSL H8-0537 DNA harbors:
- a CDS encoding malate:quinone oxidoreductase, whose product MSNRQTKTDVILIGAGIMSATLGSLLKELVPDWEITVIERLASAGEESSNEWNNAGTGHSSLCELNYTVEKPDGSVDISKAIKVNEEYQVSKQFWSYLVDNQLICNPRDFITPLPHMSLVQGEKDVTFLKKRFEALSNNPLFQGMEYSEDPGKLLDWIPLIMKERTLNGPIAATRIESGTDVNFGALTRMLFTHLKSKNVDIKFKHNVDDIKRAEGGSWELKVRNVDNGSIERRTAKFVFIGGGGGSLHLLQKSGIPEGKGIGGFPVSGIFMVCKKPEIVAQHHAKVYGQAPVGAPPMSVPHLDTRFIDKKESLFFGPFAGFSPKFLKNGSMMDLLASVKTDNLVTMMAAGVKNMSLTQYLIKEVMQSKEQRMEALRQFVPNAKSEDWELVVAGQRVQVIKDTTAGKGTLQFGTEVINAADGSIAALLGASPGASTAVSVMLELMGKCFPQHMKAWEPKIKEMIPSYGVQLLKNPELINEIHTSTARTLDLNSEKGPVKQVQ is encoded by the coding sequence ATGAGCAACAGACAAACCAAAACAGACGTTATCTTAATTGGTGCCGGTATCATGAGTGCGACTTTGGGGTCACTGCTGAAAGAATTAGTACCGGACTGGGAAATTACAGTTATTGAACGACTTGCAAGCGCAGGAGAAGAAAGCTCTAACGAATGGAACAATGCAGGAACGGGGCATTCTTCCTTGTGCGAGCTTAACTACACCGTGGAGAAACCAGACGGCTCCGTAGACATTAGCAAAGCAATAAAAGTCAATGAAGAGTATCAGGTTTCCAAGCAGTTTTGGTCCTATCTTGTGGACAACCAACTTATTTGTAATCCGCGGGACTTCATTACGCCATTGCCTCATATGAGCTTAGTTCAAGGGGAAAAAGATGTAACGTTTTTGAAGAAACGTTTTGAAGCGTTGTCTAACAACCCCTTGTTTCAAGGAATGGAATATTCCGAAGACCCGGGAAAGCTGCTGGATTGGATTCCGCTTATAATGAAGGAACGGACTTTGAATGGGCCTATAGCGGCCACTAGAATCGAATCCGGTACGGATGTCAACTTTGGCGCTTTAACGCGCATGTTGTTTACACACTTGAAAAGTAAAAACGTCGATATCAAATTCAAGCATAATGTGGATGATATTAAACGTGCCGAGGGCGGCTCGTGGGAATTGAAAGTACGCAATGTAGATAATGGCTCGATCGAGCGCCGTACTGCGAAATTTGTCTTTATCGGTGGCGGAGGTGGAAGCCTGCATTTGCTGCAAAAATCCGGTATTCCTGAAGGAAAGGGCATTGGAGGATTCCCGGTAAGCGGCATATTTATGGTGTGTAAGAAGCCGGAGATTGTAGCGCAGCATCATGCAAAAGTATATGGTCAAGCTCCAGTTGGCGCTCCGCCGATGTCGGTTCCACATCTTGACACCAGATTTATCGACAAGAAGGAATCGTTATTTTTTGGACCGTTTGCCGGCTTCTCGCCAAAGTTTTTGAAAAACGGCTCCATGATGGATTTGCTGGCTTCTGTAAAAACGGATAATTTGGTTACCATGATGGCGGCAGGCGTGAAAAATATGTCCTTGACCCAATATTTGATCAAGGAAGTTATGCAATCAAAAGAACAGCGGATGGAAGCTTTACGCCAATTTGTCCCGAATGCCAAAAGCGAGGATTGGGAGCTAGTAGTAGCAGGCCAGCGTGTACAAGTCATTAAAGATACAACTGCCGGCAAAGGAACACTTCAATTTGGTACGGAAGTGATTAATGCCGCTGATGGATCAATCGCTGCTTTGCTTGGCGCATCTCCAGGCGCTTCTACTGCTGTTTCCGTCATGCTTGAGCTGATGGGGAAATGCTTCCCGCAGCATATGAAGGCGTGGGAACCGAAAATAAAAGAAATGATTCCTTCTTATGGTGTGCAGCTATTGAAAAACCCAGAGCTTATAAACGAAATTCATACGTCGACTGCACGGACACTTGATCTAAACAGTGAAAAGGGCCCAGTCAAGCAGGTGCAATAG
- a CDS encoding DUF4180 domain-containing protein, whose translation MNITIDQQGSSKVAVIESPDLIICNVQDALDLMASVNYHHECHKILLQKENITEDFFELKTRLAGEILQKYVNYKVKLAIVGDFDTYESKSLKDFIYECNNGKQVLFLRDTQAAVLALHNMT comes from the coding sequence ATGAACATAACTATCGACCAACAAGGCAGCTCTAAAGTTGCAGTTATAGAAAGCCCGGATCTAATTATTTGCAATGTTCAAGATGCGCTGGATTTAATGGCTTCTGTTAATTACCATCACGAATGTCATAAAATTTTGCTGCAAAAAGAAAATATAACGGAAGATTTCTTTGAGCTCAAAACCAGACTTGCAGGCGAGATTTTACAGAAATATGTAAATTATAAGGTTAAGCTGGCCATCGTTGGAGATTTTGATACCTATGAAAGCAAGAGCTTGAAAGATTTTATTTATGAATGCAATAATGGTAAGCAGGTATTGTTTTTACGGGACACACAGGCTGCTGTTCTAGCTTTGCACAATATGACTTAA